In Planctomycetia bacterium, the following are encoded in one genomic region:
- a CDS encoding membrane protein produces the protein MNFLQPLMLAALPLVSLPLIIHLINQRRFQTVPWAAMMFLMTAKALSRGYSRLRNWLIMAMRMAAIAALLFAVGRPLSRGWLALAGGARPDLAVVILDRSPSMQQRSSEAADTKLETGRRQLVESLQTLGASRCVLFTDPAAKPIELTGPAQIADLPVAGPAAAAADIPMLMQSVYDYVVENRAGTTEVWICSDQRQNDWSPENGVWGGLRDAFAKLPQQVRFQLLSYDEPATDNVAVRVTDTKVEKRGADRELLVTVATSRLASGDKKTLPLRFEIGGVASTVELELVGREAVLKNHAIPLERAAGSRGWGKVSIPADSNAADNEFYFVFDEPALRKTLVVADDQQSRRTLSLLAGIPPEKGLQAKADVIGPADLVTADWEGTALLLWQADLPEGKEADLVNEFVNRGGRAIFFPPENPAQRTFAGMSWTDWTAHGQPIRPAPWRNDQDLFVNTLSGGALQVGDLKILRSCGVAGDHVTLAPLEYTDVTGAPVTSPLLARASDGSNAIYFCGTTPNARDSTLTRDGIVLYAMVQRAIDRGLASLGKSRQMDAGSMASFLADDKAGWSRLAGPADALSTEMGLHAGVFANGERLVAVNRPAAEDTAEITGNARIDEVFGDLPFARLTGRAGSADSLVQEIWRAFLIAMMLALIAEGLLCLPRSAAAERSPFQGMRPLEAAV, from the coding sequence ATGAACTTCCTCCAGCCGCTGATGCTCGCGGCCCTGCCGCTGGTGAGCCTGCCGCTCATCATCCACCTCATCAACCAGCGCCGGTTCCAGACCGTGCCCTGGGCGGCGATGATGTTCCTGATGACGGCCAAGGCCCTGTCCCGCGGCTACTCGCGGCTGCGGAACTGGCTGATCATGGCGATGCGGATGGCGGCCATCGCGGCCCTGCTCTTCGCCGTCGGCCGGCCGCTGTCGCGCGGCTGGCTGGCCCTCGCCGGCGGCGCCCGTCCGGACCTCGCCGTCGTGATCCTCGACCGCTCGCCGTCGATGCAGCAGCGGAGCAGCGAAGCCGCCGACACCAAGCTCGAGACCGGCCGCCGCCAGCTCGTCGAGTCGCTGCAGACGCTCGGCGCCTCGCGCTGCGTGCTGTTCACCGACCCGGCGGCGAAGCCGATCGAGCTGACGGGGCCCGCCCAGATCGCCGACCTGCCGGTCGCCGGCCCCGCGGCCGCCGCGGCCGACATTCCCATGCTCATGCAGTCGGTCTACGACTACGTCGTGGAGAACAGGGCCGGCACCACGGAGGTCTGGATCTGCTCCGACCAGCGGCAGAACGACTGGTCGCCGGAGAATGGCGTCTGGGGCGGCCTCCGCGACGCGTTCGCGAAACTCCCGCAGCAGGTGCGGTTCCAGCTTCTCTCCTACGACGAGCCGGCGACCGACAACGTGGCCGTGCGCGTGACGGACACGAAGGTTGAGAAGCGCGGGGCAGACAGGGAGCTGCTCGTCACGGTCGCCACGTCGCGGCTCGCGTCGGGCGACAAGAAGACCCTGCCGCTCCGGTTCGAGATCGGCGGCGTCGCCTCGACCGTCGAACTCGAGCTCGTCGGCCGGGAGGCCGTCCTCAAGAACCATGCCATCCCGCTGGAGCGGGCCGCCGGCAGCCGTGGCTGGGGCAAGGTCTCGATCCCGGCCGACTCCAATGCCGCCGACAACGAGTTCTACTTCGTGTTCGACGAGCCGGCGTTGCGGAAGACGCTCGTCGTCGCCGACGACCAGCAGTCGCGTCGGACCCTGTCCCTGCTCGCCGGGATTCCGCCGGAGAAGGGGCTGCAGGCCAAGGCCGACGTGATCGGCCCCGCCGATCTGGTGACGGCCGACTGGGAGGGGACGGCGCTGCTTCTCTGGCAGGCCGACCTGCCCGAGGGGAAGGAGGCCGATCTGGTGAACGAGTTCGTGAACCGCGGCGGCCGGGCGATCTTCTTCCCCCCGGAGAATCCCGCCCAGCGGACGTTCGCGGGGATGTCGTGGACCGACTGGACGGCGCACGGTCAGCCCATCCGTCCCGCCCCCTGGCGCAACGACCAGGACCTGTTCGTCAACACGCTCTCCGGTGGGGCGCTGCAGGTGGGCGATCTGAAGATCCTGCGGTCGTGCGGCGTCGCCGGCGACCACGTCACGCTGGCGCCGCTGGAGTACACCGACGTCACCGGGGCGCCGGTCACAAGCCCTTTGCTGGCCCGGGCCTCCGATGGCAGCAACGCCATCTACTTCTGCGGCACGACGCCGAACGCCCGGGATTCCACGCTGACCCGTGACGGTATCGTGCTCTACGCGATGGTCCAGCGGGCCATCGATCGTGGGCTGGCGTCGCTGGGCAAGTCGCGGCAGATGGACGCCGGCTCCATGGCCTCGTTTCTCGCCGACGACAAGGCGGGCTGGAGCCGGCTGGCCGGGCCGGCCGATGCGCTCTCGACCGAGATGGGTCTGCACGCCGGCGTGTTCGCCAACGGTGAACGGCTCGTCGCGGTGAATCGTCCGGCAGCCGAGGACACGGCCGAGATCACCGGCAATGCCCGGATCGACGAGGTGTTCGGCGACCTGCCGTTCGCCCGGCTGACGGGCAGGGCGGGGAGTGCCGACAGCCTCGTCCAGGAGATCTGGCGGGCGTTCCTGATCGCGATGATGCTCGCACTGATCGCGGAGGGGCTGCTCTGCCTGCCGCGGTCGGCGGCCGCCGAGCGGTCACCCTTCCAGGGCATGCGCCCGCTGGAGGCCGCCGTATGA
- a CDS encoding membrane protein: protein MNLSAVAFPFCDPLFGAATVTQFQGFRFFTTFWTLAVSLALVALTACICLVAWRRSGYALLQGLLELLRFGIVALVAVLLNQPEWVQEYKPTDKPTIAVLHDASPSMDTRDVVLTGTAPGAGVPTTRREAAAPLTAGEFWKPLADRFKVEVAEFSPVDAAASDYGAPLGSAVERFSQLQAIVLVGDGDWNKGDAPSDAAQRLRLANVPVLTVAVGSPTKLPDVELKSLDIPSVGVVGKAVRVPFTIESSLPTERVVVVELKPSKGPAVQKQVRLPPLSTTTESMFWTPDGVGEYTVAVSVPPQDGELLPDNNRLSAPIAIRKEQLQVLVVESIPRWEYRYLRNALSRDPGVNVSCLLFQPGLSRPGGGNKDYIQKFPAKLEELSKYDVVFLGDVGVGPKQLSEADCKLLKGLVEYQASGLVFIPGWLGEQASLVGSALEELCPVVIDPVRREGFSTEAPRRLVLTEAGRKSLLTKLADSANENLAVWESLPGVQWYGPVVRAKAGTEVLAVHEDAANEYGRIPLLVTRPYGAGKVLYMATDGAWRWRKGVEDKYHYRFWSQVVRWMAYRRNMAKGERMGLSFAPEQPQLGQSVALDARVSQANGEPLSRGEVAARITSPSGVVETVRFAPPAGDGAWGVFASNFIPREPGKYAVLLGCKETGDTLEASFFVQGTVAEGIGRAARPNVLAEIAQVTRGKVVPPEEIASIIDSLAKLPEPAPRVRRLQLWCHPVVAVSLVGLLGLFWVLRKQQGLI from the coding sequence ATGAACCTGTCGGCCGTCGCCTTCCCGTTCTGCGATCCGCTGTTTGGCGCCGCCACGGTGACGCAGTTCCAGGGCTTCCGCTTCTTCACCACGTTCTGGACGCTGGCCGTGTCGCTGGCGCTCGTCGCCCTGACCGCCTGCATCTGCCTCGTCGCCTGGCGCCGCAGCGGCTACGCGCTCTTGCAGGGGCTCCTCGAACTGCTGCGGTTCGGGATCGTGGCCCTCGTCGCGGTGCTCCTCAACCAACCGGAGTGGGTGCAGGAATACAAGCCCACCGACAAGCCGACGATCGCCGTCCTCCACGACGCCTCGCCGAGCATGGACACGAGGGACGTGGTGCTGACAGGCACCGCGCCGGGGGCCGGCGTCCCCACGACCCGGCGCGAGGCGGCGGCGCCGCTGACGGCCGGCGAGTTCTGGAAGCCGCTCGCGGACCGGTTCAAGGTCGAGGTGGCCGAGTTCTCCCCCGTCGATGCCGCGGCGAGCGACTACGGCGCGCCGCTCGGCAGCGCGGTCGAGCGGTTCAGCCAACTGCAGGCGATCGTGCTGGTCGGCGACGGCGACTGGAACAAGGGGGATGCCCCGAGCGATGCCGCTCAGCGGCTGCGGCTGGCGAACGTCCCGGTGCTGACCGTGGCGGTCGGCAGCCCGACGAAACTCCCCGACGTCGAGCTCAAGAGCCTCGACATCCCCAGCGTCGGCGTCGTCGGCAAGGCGGTCCGGGTGCCGTTCACGATCGAGTCGTCGCTGCCGACGGAGCGGGTCGTCGTCGTCGAGCTCAAGCCGAGCAAGGGCCCGGCCGTGCAGAAGCAGGTCCGGCTCCCCCCCCTCTCGACCACGACGGAGTCGATGTTCTGGACGCCCGACGGCGTCGGTGAGTACACGGTCGCCGTCTCGGTGCCGCCCCAGGACGGGGAGCTGCTCCCCGACAACAACCGGCTCTCGGCGCCGATCGCGATCCGCAAGGAGCAGCTGCAGGTGCTCGTCGTGGAGAGCATCCCACGCTGGGAATACCGCTACCTGCGGAATGCCCTGTCCCGTGACCCGGGCGTCAACGTCTCCTGCCTCCTCTTCCAGCCCGGCCTGAGCCGGCCCGGGGGCGGCAACAAGGACTACATCCAGAAGTTTCCCGCGAAGCTCGAGGAGCTTTCCAAATACGACGTCGTGTTCCTCGGAGACGTGGGGGTCGGCCCGAAGCAGCTGTCGGAGGCCGACTGCAAGCTGCTCAAGGGGCTCGTCGAGTACCAGGCGAGCGGGCTCGTCTTCATTCCCGGCTGGCTCGGCGAGCAGGCGTCGCTGGTCGGGTCGGCGCTCGAGGAGCTGTGCCCCGTCGTCATCGACCCGGTCCGGCGGGAGGGCTTCTCGACCGAGGCCCCGCGCCGGCTCGTGCTCACCGAGGCGGGCCGCAAGAGCCTGCTCACGAAGCTCGCCGACAGCGCCAACGAGAACCTGGCCGTCTGGGAGAGCCTGCCCGGCGTGCAGTGGTACGGTCCCGTGGTCCGGGCGAAGGCGGGCACGGAGGTGCTGGCCGTTCACGAGGATGCCGCCAACGAGTACGGTCGCATTCCCCTGCTGGTGACTCGACCCTACGGCGCCGGCAAGGTGCTGTACATGGCCACCGACGGCGCCTGGCGCTGGCGGAAGGGGGTGGAGGACAAGTACCACTACCGGTTCTGGAGCCAGGTGGTCCGCTGGATGGCCTACCGGCGGAACATGGCCAAAGGGGAGCGGATGGGCCTGTCGTTCGCACCCGAGCAGCCGCAACTCGGGCAGTCGGTGGCCCTCGACGCCCGCGTCTCCCAGGCCAACGGCGAGCCGCTCAGTCGCGGCGAAGTGGCGGCGCGGATCACGTCTCCGTCGGGCGTCGTGGAGACGGTTCGCTTCGCGCCCCCGGCCGGCGACGGGGCGTGGGGTGTGTTCGCCTCCAATTTCATCCCCCGCGAGCCGGGCAAGTACGCGGTGCTGCTCGGCTGCAAGGAGACGGGCGACACGCTGGAGGCCTCGTTCTTCGTCCAGGGCACAGTGGCCGAGGGCATCGGCCGGGCGGCCCGGCCGAACGTGCTCGCGGAGATCGCCCAGGTGACCCGCGGCAAGGTCGTGCCGCCGGAAGAGATCGCCTCGATCATCGATTCGCTGGCCAAGCTTCCCGAGCCGGCGCCGCGGGTGCGCCGGCTGCAGTTGTGGTGCCACCCCGTGGTTGCCGTTTCGTTGGTGGGCTTGCTGGGCCTGTTCTGGGTGCTGCGGAAGCAGCAGGGCCTGATCTGA